AAGGATTTAATATACAATAACCTTCCATAATCATCTCATGCCACTGAATCATATGACCGAATTCTTTAATCGCAGAAACATGCAAATCTTTCATCCATTTTGTAGAGGAACTATTGAGCACCGTGGGAATAAAATAGTAGTCAAAACCAGGAGAAATAGCATCCATCGAAGAAATCTCAAGCGCAACTGGAACCGTAAAACGACGAACTCTCATCAGTAAATCTAAAACACCTTCCAGTGTAATATCATCTGTTCCACCGATAATAATTCCGTCCGTTCCAGATTCGCACACTCTTTCTAGTGACTCATCCGAAATCGTTTTTGCAGGATCCAATTTAAATGCGTGACGCCAACTTGAAATTTCCATCTAATATCCCCTAACTCTCTAATTGCATTCCTACATTATAACACGTTCTATAGGGAATGAAAAAATGACTTGAGGGCATATTGGAAGAAATTTAACTGAAGATACAGATGCGCGCAAATTATTAATAATATCAAATATGTGCGACCTCGAAGCGTCTATGGGAAATTCTCTGTAGTCTATGGGAAAATTGACTATCTCTATGGGAAGTTTTTCGTTCCTTTGGGAAATTCCAAGCGTTCTTTGGGAAATTTCAAGCGTTCTATGGGAAATTTCAAGCGTTCTATGGGAATTTCAAGCATTCTATGGGAAATTTCAAGCGTTCTATGGGAAATTTCAAGCCACTAGAACGTAAAAACTCCACTCCCTCGATAAATCTCGGGGGAAATGGAGCATTGACCAAATTATTTCTCTTTCGGTGCTTGGAATGGTTTTTC
The Paenisporosarcina cavernae genome window above contains:
- a CDS encoding heptaprenylglyceryl phosphate synthase, which translates into the protein MEISSWRHAFKLDPAKTISDESLERVCESGTDGIIIGGTDDITLEGVLDLLMRVRRFTVPVALEISSMDAISPGFDYYFIPTVLNSSSTKWMKDLHVSAIKEFGHMIQWHEMIMEGYCILNPSCKAAIATEADTSLTEEEVIAHAVLAEKVFRLPVFYMEYSGMYGDPVLVNKVKRNLDTTQLFYGGGIDGPDKAAEMAAIADTIIVGNSIYDQFEEALKTVAAVKNSHATY